The genomic stretch TGAGGGTGTCTCCCTGGACGGCCTGGGCGTCGCCGAGGCCAAGGCACGCATCACCGAGTGGCTGGAGCGCACCGGCACCGGCGAGGGCACCGTCAACTTCCGGCTGCGCGACTGGCTGTTCAGCCGCCAGCGCTACTGGGGCGAGCCCTTCCCGATCGTCTACGACGAGGACGGCACCGCGCACCCCCTGCCCGATTCGATGCTGCCGCTGGAGCTGCCCGAGGTCGAGGACTACTCCCCGCGCACCTTCGACCCGGACGACGCGAACACGTCGCCGGAGACGCCGCTGTCCCGCAACGAGGACTGGGTCAACGTCACGCTGGACCTGGGCGACGGTCCGAAGAAGTACCGCCGCGAGACCAACACCATGCCCAACTGGGCCGGTTCCTGCTGGTACGAGCTGCGCTACCTGGACCCGCACAACTCCGCCCGGCTGGTGGACCCGGACATCGAGCAGTACTGGATGGGCCCGCGTGAGGGCATGCCGCACGGCGGTGTCGACCTGTACGTCGGCGGCGCCGAGCACGCCGTGCTGCACCTGCTGTACGCCCGCTTCTGGTCCAAGGTGCTGTTCGACCTGGGGCACGTCTCCTCCGCGGAGCCGTTCCACAAGCTGTTCAACCAGGGCATGATCCAGGCCTACGTCTACCGCGACAGCCGGGGCATCGCGGTGCCGGCCGCCGAGGTGGAGGAGCGCGAGGGCGCGTACTACTACCAGGGCGAGAAGGTCTCCCGGCTGCTGGGCAAGATGGGCAAGTCCCTGAAGAACGCGGTCACTCCGGACGAGATCTGCGCGGAGTACGGCGCGGACACGCTGCGGCTGTACGAGATGGCGATGGGCCCGCTGGACGTCTCCCGGCCGTGGGACACCCGCGCGGTGGTCGGCCAGTTCCGGCTGCTCCAGCGGCTGTGGCGCAACGTCGTCGACGAGGCGAGCGGCGCGGTGACCGTCGTCGACGCCGAGGCCGACGAGGACACGCTGCGGGCGCTGCACAAGGCGATCGACGGGGTGCGCGGTGACCTGGAGGGCATGCGGTTCAACACCGCCATCGCCAAGGTGACCGAGCTGAACAACCATCTGACCAAGGCGGGCGGCGCGGTGCCGCGTTCGGTCGCCGAGGCGCTGGTGCTGCTGGTCGCCCCGCTGGCCCCGCACATCGCCGAGGAGCTGTGGCGCAAGCTGGGGCACGAGGACTCGGTGGTGCACCAGGACTTCCCGGTCGCCGATCCGGCGTATGTCGTCGACGAGACGGTGACCTGTGTCGTCCAGATCAAGGGCAAGGTCAAGGCCCGGCTGGAGGTCTCGCCGTCCATCTCCGAGGAGGAGCTGGAGAAGGTCGCGCTGGGTGACGACAAGGTCGTGGCGGCGCTGGACGGGGCGGGCATCCGGAAGGTGATCGTGCGGGCGCCGAAGCTGGTGAACATCGTTACGGCGTAGCGGCCGGGGGCTGCCTGCGAAGGCTGCCTCGGGGTGGTCCCCTACGGGCAGGTTCGGGGTTCTGCTGGAACTCCGGGCCTGCTCGCTGCGTTTACCGTGGAGAGCAGCGCGGCGTGTGCCGTGTTCGGTCGGAGGAGGAGCGTCGTGGGATCCGTGATCGCAGTCGTGGCCCTGCTCTTCGTGCTCCTTGTGGTGCTCGGCGTCTACGCCACGGTGAAGGCGGTCGGCGCCGCCAAACGCGCCGCGGACCGCACGATCACGCAGGCCCGGCGCACGGTGGAGGACCACACCCTGCGCGCCAAGTCCTTCGCCCAGCCGGGCCCCGTGGGCGAGCTGGCCCAGCTGCGGCTGAAGCTGCGCACCTCGATGCGCGCCACTCAGGACGCGCTGCACGCGGGCGTGGCCGAGGACGAGTCCCTGAAGGAGTCCCTCGGCCTCTTCGAGCGGCTCAGCGCCCACGGCCACGAACTCGACGACGAGCTGCGGCGCCTGGAGAGCGAACCGGACCGCTCGACCCTCGCCGAGCGGCTCCCGGCCCTGCGGGAGCGCACCGAGCGCATCGTCGGTTCGGCGGACTCCCTGCGCTGGGCGGCCCGCGACCGGGCCCGCCGGTTCGCCGACGACGACCTGGACTCGCTGAGCGCGCAGATCGACGTGGAGGCGGGGGCCCTGCGGCACTGGACCACCGAGGGCACGGGGACCACGGAGGCCGCCGGGACCACCGGGACCGCCGAGGGGACGCCTGCCGCCGGTCCGCCTCCGCCGTGGCCCGAGGCGCCGGTCGCCGACGCGCCTGCCGCCGCCCAGCAGACCTGGCCGGACACCCCGGAGCGGCGGACGGCCGAGGAGCCGACGAGGCCCGCCATCACCCCGCCGGACCCGCGCCCGGCCTACCCATGGGAGAAGAAGCCCCGCCCCGAGAGCACGACTTGATCCGGCCACGGCAGCCCAGGTGACAGGGCCCGGGCTGCCGCCCAGGCGCTACGCCAGGTAACCTCCAGCTCATGTCCCGCCATGTCGCGATCGTCACCGATTCAACGGCCTACCTGCCGCCGCGGACGATGGAGCGTCACGGCATCACAGCGGTGCCCCTGACCGTGGTCCTCGGCGACCAGGCGCTCGAAGAGGGCACCGAGATCTCGACCCGCTCCCTGGCCCAGGCTTTGCAGAAGCGGCGCCCCGTCACCACCTCCCGTCCCAGCCCCGGGCAGTTCGCCGAGACCTACCGCAGGGTCGCGGAGTCCGGCGCCACCGGCATCGTCTCGCTGCACCTTTCCGCCGAGCTGTCCGGCACCTACGACGCGGCCGTGCTCGCCGCTCGGGAGGCGCCGGTGCCGGTGCGGGTGGTGGACACCGGGATGATCGCCATGGCACTCGGCTTCTGCGCGCTTGCCGCGGCGGAGGTCGCGGAGACGGGCGGCACGGTCGACGAGGCGGTCACGGCGGCGGAGAAGCGGGCCGCGGGCACCTCCGCCTACTTCTACGTCGACACCCTCGACTATCTGCGCCGAGGTGGCCGGATCGGGGCGGCCCAGGCCCTGCTCGGCTCGGCACTCGCGGTGAAGCCGCTGCTCCAGCTCAACGGTGGCCGGATCGAGCCCCTGGAGAAGGTGCGGACGGCGTCGAAGGCCATCGCCCGCCTGGAGGAGATCGCGGCGGATCGGGCCGGCAGCGCGCAGGTCGACATCGCCGTGCACCATCTCGCCGCCCCGGACCGGGCGTCGGCGCTTGCGGACCGGTTGCGGACGCGGGTGCGGGGGCTGGCGGATCTGCATGTGAGCGAGGTGGGCGCGGTGATCGGGGCGCATACCGGGCCCGGACTGCTGGGGGTCGTGGTCTCGCCTCGGTGAGGGCTGCGGCGCCGGCGCTCACTCGTGCGGGTGAGGGAGTTATCCACAACTGGTGGATTCTCCCCGGGAATTGAGCAAGATCATCGCGGATCGTCGGGATGTCCCATCCTCGGCGTATGGCACTTCGATCAAGCACACGTACTCGCATTCGCGCAGGCGGCGCCGCCAGTGGGCCGGGTCGTGGCCCCCGCTCCGACGTCCGCACCCGTCACCGGCGCCCGCATCGGCCTGCTCCGGGCGAGGAGATTCGTCGGCGCGCGGAAGTGCTCTTCGGTGACCGGGCGAGGGAGGAACGGGAGTCGGGCAGCGGGCCGCCGCCGGAGGAGGAGGTGCATCCGCAGGCGGCCTCGGCCGACGTGCGGCCCGACTGGCGTGAGCGCGCCGGGCTCGCGCTGCGGGAGCGGCTGCCGCTGTGGGTGCAGGCCCGGTGCGGGCTGGAGCGGCGGAGCGTGGTCGCGCTCGCGATGGTGCTCGTCGTCGCGGCGGGGGTTGCCGCGCAGCACTTCTGGAGCGGGCGGACGCAGGGGGTGCGGGCACCCGAGGTGATTCGGGCGGGTCAGGACAGGGCTTCGTATGCGTATGGGAAGCCCGGTGCCGAACCGTCGGTCGGTGTGGCCGGTGCCTCGCCCGGGGCCTCCGCCGGGTCCGAGATCGTGGTGGACGTCAGTGGGAAGGTGCGGGAGCCGGGGATCCATCGACTGCCCGCCGGGTCCCGGGTCGATGACGCGCTGCGGGCGGCGGGTGGGGTGCGTCCGGGGAGCAGTACGGAAGGGCTCAACCGGGCGCGGTTCCTCGTCGACGGCGAGCAGGTCGTCGTGGGTGGGCCCGCGCCGGTGCAGGGCGCTGCCCCGGTGCCGGGCGCGGCGGGCGGAGCGGCACCGACGGCCCCCGTCTCCCTCAACACGGCCACCGCCGAGCAGCTCGACACCCTGCCCGGGGTCGGCCCGGTCCTGGCGCAGCACATCATCGACCACCGCACCCAGAGCGGCGGCTTCCGCTCGGTGGAGGAGCTGCGCGAGGTCAATGGCATCGGCGAGCGTCGCTTCGCCGATCTGCGGAATCTCGTACGGCCATGACTCGTACGGCCATGATCGGCGCCCCTGAAGCCGTACGTCCCGAGGTGCACGCGGCCTCCGGCAAGCGGCTCGGTGCGTCCCATCCGCGTCAGGAGGGTCCGACGGACCTTCGGCTCGTACCACCGGCGCTCGCGGCCTGGGCGACGGCGGCGCTGCTGCTGACCGCACCGGGCGGGTGGGCGGTCGGGGTGGCGGCCGTGGCTCTGGGACCGGCAGTCGTCCTGCTGTGGGCGCGGCGGCTCGCGTGGCCGCGCGTGTCGGTGGCCGCCGTTCTGCTCTGCGTCGCGGCGGCCGCCGCCTCGGCCGGGCTGCACGGTGCCGATCTGCGGCGCGGGCCGGTGCCCGAGCTGGCGCGGGAGTACGCCACCGTGACCGCGGAGGTCGAGCTGACCTCCGATCCCCGGCTCACCCGGCCCCGGGTCAGCGGGGACCGGACGACTCCGACGGCCGTGCTGATCGACGCCGAGGTACGGCGGGTGACGGTCGGTGGGGGACCGGCGGTGGTGACGCGGGCGCCGGTGCTGATGGTGGTGCGGGGGTCCCGGGGGTCGCCTTGGCTCGGGCTGCTGCCGTCCACCCGAGTGAGGGTGAGCGCACGGCTCGCGCCCGCGCTGACGGGCGGGGACCGGGTCGCGGGGGTGCTGCGGGTGCGGGGCGAGGCGGCGCCGGAGGTGGTGGCACCGGCCTCGGCGGCGCAGCGGTTCGCGGGGCGATTGCGCGCCGGGCTGCGCGAGGCGACCGACGGGCTTCCGGCGGACGCGCGGGCGCTGTTGCCGGGGCTGGTCGTCGGGGACACCTCGCGGATCACCCCGGAGCTGGACGAGGCGTTCAAGGAGACCGACCTCGCGCACACGCTCGCGGTCTCCGGGAGCAACCTCACGATCATCCTCGTGCTGCTCATCGGACCGCCGGGCACGGCCCGGCTCGCCGAGCGCCGTGGCCTTGCGCCGCGGCTCGGCCTGTCGCTGCGGACGACCGCGCTGTGCGGCGGGGCGCTCACGCTCGCCTTCGTCGTCGTGTGCAGACCGGACCCGAGTGTGCTGCGGGCCGCGGCCTGCGGTGCCGTGGTGCTGCTTGCCCTGGCGACCGGGCGCCGCCGGTCCCTGCTGCCCGCGCTGGCGACGGCCGTGTTGCTGCTGGTGCTGTTCGATCCGTGGCTGGCCCGCAGCTACGGGTTCCTGCTCTCGGTGCTGGCCACGGGGGCGCTGTTGCTGCTGGCGCCGCGCTGGAGTGCTGCGTTGCGGCGGCGCGGGGTCGGTCCGCGGTGGGCGGAGGCGGTGGCGGCCGCCGCGGCGGCGCAGGCGGTGTGCGCGCCGGTCGTGGTGGTGTTGTCGGCGCGGGTGAGCCTGGTGGCGGTGCCGTGCAATCTGCTGGCGGAGTTCGCCGTGGCGCCGGCCACGGTTCTCGGGTTCGCGGCGCTGGCCGTGGCACCGGTGGCGATGCCGGTGGCCAAGGCGCTGGCGTGGGGCGCGAGTTGGCCCGCCGGGTGGATCGCGGACATCGCGCGGACCGGGGCGGCGCTGCCCGGTGCGGGGATCGACTGGCCGGGCAGCTGGGCCGGGGCGGGACTGCTGCTCCTCGCCACGGGCGTCGGGCTCCTGGTCGGGCGGCGGCTGTGGCGGAACCCCTGGTGGTGCGGGGTCGGGGCGGTGCTGCTGATGCTGGCCGTGGTGCAGCCGCCACCGCTGGTGCGGGTGATCGACGGTTGGCCACCGCCGGGGTGGCGGCTGGTCATGTGCGATGTGGGGCAGGGGGACGCGGTGGTGCTGGCGGCGGGTGAGGGCGCGGGGGTGGTGGTGGACGCGGGGCCCGATCCGGAGCTGGTCGACCACTGCCTGCGCAGACTCGGCATCACCCGGATCCCCCTCATCGTCCTCACCCACTTCCACGTCGATCATGTGGCGGGTCTGCCGGGGGTGCTGCGCGGACGGGCCGTGGGGGAGATCGAGACGACCGGGTACGAGGAACCGGTGGAGCAGGCGGAGTTCGTCCGCAGGGAGGCCGCCGCGCGAGGTGTGCCGGTGACGCGGGCGGTGGCCGGGGAGCGACGGCGGACCGGGGAGCTGTCCTGGCAGGTGCTGTGGCCGCCGCCCGCTCCGGCGCCGGGACCGGAAGGTCCGAACGACGCGAGTGTCGCGTTGCTCGCGGAGGTGGCCGGGTTGCGGATCCTGCTGCTGGGGGATCTCGAACCTCCCGCTCAGCGGGCCCTGTTGAGGTCGGCGGCGGGTGGGCTGTCGGCGGGGGTGGATGTGCTGAAAGTGGCGCATCACGGGTCGGCGTACCAGGACCCCGACCTCATACGCGGGGCGGCTCCGCGGGTGGCGTTGATCTCGGCGGGCGAGGACAACAGCTATGGGCATCCGGCTCCCGGCACGGTCGCGGCGCTGCGGGCGGCAGGGGGCGGTGGTGCTGCGGACGGACGTGGACGGGGCGTTGGCGGTGGTGGGCGACGGCAAGGAACTGCGAGTGGCGGGAGACTGAGGTCATGAATTCCGCACAGGTTGATGCCTATCTGAGTCGGCTCGGTGTGAAGCATCCGGCGTGGCCCACTGTCGATGTCCTGCGCGAGCTGCATGTGCGCCACTTGCAGACCGTGCCGTTCGAGAACCTGTCGATCCACCTCGGCGAGGAGATCGTGTTGGAGGAGAAGCGGCTGCTGGACAAGTTGGTGGGGGCGCGGAGGGGAGGGTTCTGTTACGAACTGAACGGCGCGTTCGGGGCGTTGCTGGCGGCGCTGGGGTATGAGGTCACGCTGCTGGCGGGGCGGGTGTACGACCGTGACGGGCGGCTGGGGATCCCGTACGACCATCTCGCGCTGCGGGTGCGGACGGTCGACGGGGGTGAGTGGCTGGCCGACGTCGGGTTCGGGGCGCACAGCCACTTTCCGCTGGCGCTGGAGGCGCGGGGGGAGCAGCCGGATCCCGCGGGTGTGTTCCGGATCGTGGAGGCGGGGGCGGATGCGGCGGGGGTGCGCGGTGGGTACCGGGTGCCGGAGGCGGCGGACCTGGACGTCGTGATGAACGGCAGGCCGGAGTACCGGTTGGAGACGCGGCCCCGGGTGCTGGGTGACTTCGTCACCGGGGCGTGGTGGCAGTGCACCTCGCCTGCCTCGCACTTCACGCGGTCGCTGGTGTGTACGCGGGTGACGGAGGACGGGGGGCGGATCACTTTGAGCGGGCGGACGTTGAAGACGACCGGGGCGGACGGGGTGAAGGTGGAGCGGCACCTGGCGACGGACGAGGAGGTGCTGACGGCGTATCGGGAGCGGTTCGGGATCGAGCTGGAGCGGGTGCCGGTGGTGCGGAAGGGGTGAGGGGCGGTGGGGGTGTGCGCGGCTGGAGAATGGGCGCGTGAGTGATGTGAGACATGTGCTGGTGCTGCCTGATCGTGACGCGGCGGAGGAGGTCGTGGAGGCGCTCAGGGAGCGGTTCGGGGTGGATGAGGAGCCTCGGATGGTGCGGGATGCGTTGGCCGGGGAGGACGACGCGGAGGACGCGCAGTGGTTGGTGGTGCTGCGGGACGAGGGTGCGGTGCTTGATCCTGCGGAGCTGGATGCGTTTGCGGGGGAGTGGGATGGGTGGCGGGAGGAGCCGTAGGCCTGCCCTGACTGTTGCCCGGCGTGGTGGCTGACGTGGGGTGGGTGCGCTGGGCCCGCGCTTGCGGGGTGCCGCTGCGCCCACCAGTGCCGCGGCGCCGCTGCCAGGCGCGGCCCTCGCTGTCAGTGGCCCGTGCCATCCTTGTTCCGATGGCCAAGAAGAGTGCTGCTGATGATCTGCTTGCCCCCGTGACTCTTGCCGTGGGGCAGGAGGAGTTGTTGCTTGATCGGGCTGTGCAGGAGGTGGTGCGGGCCGCCAAGGCTGCTGATGCCGATACCGACGTACGGGATCTGAGTTCCGAGCAGCTTCAGCCGGGGACCCTTGCCGAGCTGACCAGCCCCTCGCTCTTTGCCGAGCGCAAGGTCGTTGTCGTGCGGAATGCTCAGGATCTGTCCGCCGACACCGTCAAGGACGTCAAGGCGTATCTGTCGGCGCCCGCCGAAGAGATCACCCTTGTGTTGCTTCATGCCGGTGGGGTCAAGGGCAAGGGGCTGCTCGACGCCGCGCGGAAGGCCGGGGCTCGGGAGGTCGCCTGTCCCAAGATGACCAAGCCTGCTGATCGGCTGGCGTTCGTGCGGCAGGAGTTCCGGGCCACCGGTCGGTCCGCCACGCCCGAGGCGTGTCAGACGCTGGTCGACGCCATCGGCAGCGATCTGCGGGAGCTGGCCTCCGCCGTGTCGCAGCTGGTCGCCGATGTCGAGGGGACCATCGACGAGGCAGTTGTCGGGCGGTACTACACCGGGCGGGCCGAGGCCTCCAGCTTCACCGTCGCCGATCGGGCTGTCGAGGGGCGGGCCGCGGAGGCGTTGGAGGCGCTGCGCTGGTCGCTGGCCACCGGTGTGGCGCCCGTCC from Streptomyces davaonensis JCM 4913 encodes the following:
- the leuS gene encoding leucine--tRNA ligase is translated as MSETNPAAAAEVAAPHRYTAAMAEQIEARWQDFWDADGTYAAPNPSGDLAGDPALVAKPKKFIMDMFPYPSGAGLHVGHPLGYIATDVAARFQRMTGHNVLHTLGFDAFGLPAEQYAVQTGTHPRVSTEANIENMKAQLRRLGLGHDKRRSFATIDPDYYKWTQWIFLQIFNSWYDDEAKKARPISELIAQFDSGERGVRGERSWNELTAAERADVLSEYRLAYASEAPVNWCPGLGTVLANEEVTAEGRSERGNFPVFKAKLRQWNMRITAYADRLLDDLDALDWPEAIKLQQRNWIGRSEGARVDFPIDGEHITVFTTRPDTLFGASYMVLAPEHPLVEKFTPAAWPEGTHDVWTGGHATPAEAVAAYRAQAASKSDVERQAEAKDKTGVFIGAYATNPVNGKQVPVFIADYVLMGYGTGAIMAVPCGDQRDFEFARAFELPIVCIVEPTDGRGTDTSTWEDAFSSYDAKIINSTGEGVSLDGLGVAEAKARITEWLERTGTGEGTVNFRLRDWLFSRQRYWGEPFPIVYDEDGTAHPLPDSMLPLELPEVEDYSPRTFDPDDANTSPETPLSRNEDWVNVTLDLGDGPKKYRRETNTMPNWAGSCWYELRYLDPHNSARLVDPDIEQYWMGPREGMPHGGVDLYVGGAEHAVLHLLYARFWSKVLFDLGHVSSAEPFHKLFNQGMIQAYVYRDSRGIAVPAAEVEEREGAYYYQGEKVSRLLGKMGKSLKNAVTPDEICAEYGADTLRLYEMAMGPLDVSRPWDTRAVVGQFRLLQRLWRNVVDEASGAVTVVDAEADEDTLRALHKAIDGVRGDLEGMRFNTAIAKVTELNNHLTKAGGAVPRSVAEALVLLVAPLAPHIAEELWRKLGHEDSVVHQDFPVADPAYVVDETVTCVVQIKGKVKARLEVSPSISEEELEKVALGDDKVVAALDGAGIRKVIVRAPKLVNIVTA
- a CDS encoding ComEA family DNA-binding protein, encoding MALRSSTRTRIRAGGAASGPGRGPRSDVRTRHRRPHRPAPGEEIRRRAEVLFGDRAREERESGSGPPPEEEVHPQAASADVRPDWRERAGLALRERLPLWVQARCGLERRSVVALAMVLVVAAGVAAQHFWSGRTQGVRAPEVIRAGQDRASYAYGKPGAEPSVGVAGASPGASAGSEIVVDVSGKVREPGIHRLPAGSRVDDALRAAGGVRPGSSTEGLNRARFLVDGEQVVVGGPAPVQGAAPVPGAAGGAAPTAPVSLNTATAEQLDTLPGVGPVLAQHIIDHRTQSGGFRSVEELREVNGIGERRFADLRNLVRP
- the holA gene encoding DNA polymerase III subunit delta; translation: MAKKSAADDLLAPVTLAVGQEELLLDRAVQEVVRAAKAADADTDVRDLSSEQLQPGTLAELTSPSLFAERKVVVVRNAQDLSADTVKDVKAYLSAPAEEITLVLLHAGGVKGKGLLDAARKAGAREVACPKMTKPADRLAFVRQEFRATGRSATPEACQTLVDAIGSDLRELASAVSQLVADVEGTIDEAVVGRYYTGRAEASSFTVADRAVEGRAAEALEALRWSLATGVAPVLITSALAQGVRAIGKLSSARGGRPADLARELGMPPWKIDRVRQQMRGWTPDGVALALRAVAEADAGVKGGGDDPEYALEKAVVTIARAARSGRGR
- a CDS encoding arylamine N-acetyltransferase family protein; translation: MNSAQVDAYLSRLGVKHPAWPTVDVLRELHVRHLQTVPFENLSIHLGEEIVLEEKRLLDKLVGARRGGFCYELNGAFGALLAALGYEVTLLAGRVYDRDGRLGIPYDHLALRVRTVDGGEWLADVGFGAHSHFPLALEARGEQPDPAGVFRIVEAGADAAGVRGGYRVPEAADLDVVMNGRPEYRLETRPRVLGDFVTGAWWQCTSPASHFTRSLVCTRVTEDGGRITLSGRTLKTTGADGVKVERHLATDEEVLTAYRERFGIELERVPVVRKG
- a CDS encoding DegV family protein, giving the protein MSRHVAIVTDSTAYLPPRTMERHGITAVPLTVVLGDQALEEGTEISTRSLAQALQKRRPVTTSRPSPGQFAETYRRVAESGATGIVSLHLSAELSGTYDAAVLAAREAPVPVRVVDTGMIAMALGFCALAAAEVAETGGTVDEAVTAAEKRAAGTSAYFYVDTLDYLRRGGRIGAAQALLGSALAVKPLLQLNGGRIEPLEKVRTASKAIARLEEIAADRAGSAQVDIAVHHLAAPDRASALADRLRTRVRGLADLHVSEVGAVIGAHTGPGLLGVVVSPR